One Pararhizobium sp. IMCC3301 DNA segment encodes these proteins:
- a CDS encoding phosphatase domain-containing protein yields MTKTGASRLSRWGYRAESFIDRFRPARSSDDLIVDTYTGYATPEGVVVRGRVLTRRQLRATPLKPGLLTNLRAMVALFLTREVSDVEVDVEGIIGHSDEEGYFSIRVPVADPATTFLKVTLPKYGYECQAPVVVPLPQARICIISDIDDTVLQTGAWSILRNLWTTLTGAVESRQIFADTVALIQRRQNGVNPVFYVSSSPWNLHSFLDAVFHHNDVPFGPKFLRDLGISETQFIKSSHGSHKGDAIDSIVAANPTLKFVLIGDTGQHDGKVYLDAIARHEGRIIEVCLRGAGPLDIVDDQWADEIRATGVAFFSGPTFEPLLTERR; encoded by the coding sequence TTGACAAAAACCGGCGCAAGCAGGCTGAGCCGATGGGGCTACCGTGCCGAAAGTTTCATTGACCGGTTCCGGCCGGCCAGGTCGTCCGATGACCTGATTGTAGATACCTATACCGGCTATGCGACGCCTGAGGGCGTCGTTGTGCGTGGCCGGGTGCTGACCCGGCGCCAGTTGCGGGCGACGCCGCTGAAACCCGGCCTGCTGACAAATCTTCGCGCCATGGTGGCGCTGTTTCTGACCCGGGAAGTCAGCGATGTGGAAGTTGATGTGGAGGGCATCATCGGGCACAGCGACGAAGAGGGCTATTTTTCAATTCGCGTGCCGGTGGCCGATCCGGCAACAACCTTTTTAAAGGTCACTTTGCCAAAATATGGCTATGAATGCCAGGCTCCAGTTGTGGTGCCCCTCCCGCAGGCGCGGATCTGCATCATCTCCGATATTGACGATACGGTTCTTCAGACCGGGGCCTGGAGCATTCTGCGAAATTTATGGACAACTCTGACAGGCGCAGTGGAAAGCCGGCAGATTTTCGCTGATACGGTCGCGCTTATCCAGCGCCGGCAAAATGGTGTAAATCCGGTGTTTTATGTCAGTTCCTCACCGTGGAATCTGCACAGTTTTCTCGATGCCGTGTTTCACCACAATGATGTGCCGTTCGGGCCGAAATTTCTGCGCGATCTCGGCATCAGCGAAACCCAGTTTATCAAAAGCTCTCACGGGTCCCATAAGGGGGATGCCATTGATTCCATTGTTGCGGCCAATCCGACGCTCAAATTTGTTCTGATTGGCGACACAGGCCAGCATGATGGAAAGGTTTATCTGGATGCCATTGCACGCCATGAGGGCCGGATAATCGAGGTGTGCCTGCGCGGTGCGGGGCCGCTGGACATAGTTGACGATCAATGGGCAGATGAAATCCGTGCCACCGGGGTAGCGTTTTTCTCGGGTCCGACCTTTGAACCGTTGCTGACAGAGAGACGCTGA
- a CDS encoding 5-formyltetrahydrofolate cyclo-ligase, with protein MSTSKIIRERIWTKLRDVAKPDTRFHLNFAEVIPDFEGSEEATERLVSEPAYQQSEFAFITPDNCLAGLRRRMIEDGKTFVMSTYGIYRGFILLEPDMVPKGAALYASWLDGMEHFGRPTTLDEIARRGRFDLMVTGASAVSVNGVRFGKGHGFFDLEWGMFTDLGLVDETTPVIAVVHDVQLVEDQLQPSETDILVDKIATPTQLYTVERRAKRPSGVKWPLLDPKQIEQTPPLQELQRIQGVA; from the coding sequence ATGTCGACCTCAAAAATTATCCGCGAGAGAATTTGGACAAAGCTCCGCGACGTGGCCAAACCTGACACCAGGTTCCACCTCAATTTTGCCGAAGTCATACCGGATTTTGAGGGCTCGGAAGAGGCCACCGAACGTCTCGTTTCAGAACCCGCCTATCAGCAGTCTGAATTCGCCTTCATTACGCCGGATAATTGTCTGGCCGGGCTGCGCCGCCGCATGATTGAGGATGGCAAGACCTTCGTGATGTCGACCTATGGCATTTATCGCGGCTTTATCCTGCTGGAGCCCGACATGGTGCCAAAGGGCGCCGCGCTCTATGCATCATGGCTCGACGGCATGGAACATTTCGGCCGACCAACTACGCTGGACGAGATTGCCCGGCGCGGCCGGTTCGATCTGATGGTCACCGGTGCCTCTGCGGTGTCGGTAAACGGCGTGCGGTTTGGCAAGGGCCACGGATTTTTCGATCTGGAATGGGGCATGTTCACCGATCTGGGACTTGTCGATGAAACCACCCCGGTCATTGCGGTGGTGCATGATGTGCAGCTGGTTGAAGATCAGTTGCAGCCTTCGGAAACGGATATTCTGGTCGACAAGATCGCCACCCCGACACAATTATACACCGTCGAACGCCGGGCAAAACGGCCCAGCGGCGTGAAATGGCCCCTGCTCGATCCCAAACAGATTGAACAAACGCCGCCATTGCAAGAACTTCAACGCATTCAGGGCGTTGCCTGA
- a CDS encoding MurR/RpiR family transcriptional regulator — translation MASRLILRIHEKQARLTESERKIAQVLLEHQGIIETHSATELARLAGVSKATAARFFRSLGYSDFEEVRLQAREERNRTQPYRQAETFAEQTVLGRSIGDHLDLELRNLTRTFEELRSDRLSESAKILSAAPRVWFLGFGTEDGVARVGRSLFSKLRHGVHYLSGTGQDWSGDLAMTGPHDALILLTLDPRPKLLRSILAYARTSRMRIITLTDHGFQAQAERFSESVLPCHVASYSALPTHATLVSMLRLLAITYIGQNSEAVKQRSENLDAIVEELDLLE, via the coding sequence ATGGCTTCCAGACTCATCCTCAGAATTCACGAAAAACAGGCGCGTCTGACCGAAAGTGAGCGCAAGATTGCCCAGGTTCTGCTGGAGCATCAGGGCATTATTGAAACCCACAGCGCCACCGAACTGGCACGACTCGCCGGCGTTTCCAAGGCCACAGCAGCGCGGTTTTTCCGCAGTCTGGGCTATTCGGATTTTGAGGAGGTGCGGCTGCAGGCTCGCGAGGAGCGCAACCGGACACAGCCTTACCGCCAGGCCGAAACCTTCGCTGAACAGACCGTTCTGGGCCGCTCGATTGGCGATCATCTGGATCTGGAACTGCGCAATCTGACCCGGACATTTGAAGAGCTGCGCTCCGACCGCCTGTCGGAAAGTGCAAAAATCCTGTCAGCCGCGCCGCGCGTCTGGTTTCTCGGATTTGGCACTGAAGACGGGGTGGCTCGGGTCGGACGGTCGCTTTTTTCAAAGCTGCGCCATGGCGTGCATTATCTGAGCGGCACCGGGCAGGACTGGTCCGGGGATCTGGCAATGACCGGGCCGCATGATGCGCTGATTCTGCTCACGCTTGATCCGCGTCCGAAGCTATTGCGGTCAATCCTGGCCTATGCACGAACCTCGCGGATGCGCATCATCACGCTGACCGATCACGGCTTTCAGGCCCAGGCCGAACGATTTTCAGAAAGTGTTCTGCCGTGCCATGTGGCCAGCTACAGCGCTCTGCCCACCCATGCAACGCTGGTTTCCATGCTGCGGCTGCTGGCCATCACCTATATCGGCCAGAATTCAGAAGCTGTGAAACAGCGCTCCGAAAACCTCGACGCAATAGTTGAGGAACTGGATTTGCTTGAGTAA